Proteins from a single region of Desulfosalsimonas propionicica:
- a CDS encoding DUF362 domain-containing protein, whose amino-acid sequence MTSKVYFMDFRATYKDSGVAKLRRLMDAAGIDRCVGQRELAALKLHFGELGNTAFIRPVYIGHIVDRVKQAGGTPFLTDANTLYAGSRGDAPNHLTTAMANGFAYSVVNAPLVIADGLRGRTETAVRIDKKRFKEVYIGTEIVNADCLISIAHFKGHELSGFGGAIKNVGMGSASRRGKMEQHSGLAPKVKQKKCIGCGDCAEHCASEAIDMVDEKAQINPERCIGCGECILICENGAIQIQWSQSGEDFLERMVEYTLGVLQNKTGKAFYINFINHVSPACDCVPYNDAPIVRDIGIVASTDPVAIDQASVDLVNQEPALPGSCLSTHTDAGADKFRGVYPDVDWTRQLSYAEELGLGSRQYELITI is encoded by the coding sequence ATGACAAGCAAGGTTTATTTCATGGACTTCCGCGCCACTTACAAGGACAGCGGCGTGGCCAAGCTGAGGCGTTTAATGGATGCCGCAGGCATTGACAGGTGTGTCGGCCAACGGGAACTGGCCGCCCTGAAACTTCATTTCGGCGAACTGGGCAACACCGCGTTTATTCGGCCCGTATATATCGGCCATATCGTGGACCGGGTAAAACAGGCCGGCGGCACCCCGTTTCTCACAGACGCCAACACCTTGTATGCCGGAAGCCGCGGGGATGCTCCCAATCACCTGACGACCGCCATGGCAAACGGTTTTGCCTATTCGGTGGTCAATGCCCCCTTAGTGATTGCCGACGGCCTGCGCGGCCGCACCGAAACCGCTGTTCGAATTGACAAAAAACGGTTCAAAGAGGTCTATATCGGCACCGAAATCGTCAATGCCGATTGTCTGATCTCCATTGCCCATTTCAAGGGTCACGAACTTTCCGGCTTTGGCGGGGCCATCAAGAACGTCGGCATGGGTTCGGCCTCCCGCAGGGGAAAAATGGAGCAGCACTCCGGCCTGGCCCCCAAGGTCAAGCAAAAAAAATGCATCGGCTGCGGAGACTGCGCGGAGCACTGCGCCTCCGAAGCCATTGACATGGTCGACGAAAAGGCACAGATCAACCCGGAGCGCTGCATTGGCTGCGGCGAGTGCATCCTGATCTGCGAAAACGGGGCGATCCAGATCCAGTGGTCACAGTCCGGGGAAGACTTTCTCGAACGAATGGTGGAATATACCCTGGGCGTACTGCAGAACAAGACCGGAAAAGCCTTTTACATCAATTTCATCAACCATGTATCCCCTGCCTGTGACTGCGTCCCCTACAACGACGCCCCCATTGTCAGAGATATCGGCATCGTGGCCTCCACCGATCCGGTGGCCATCGACCAGGCCAGCGTGGATCTGGTCAACCAGGAACCGGCCCTGCCCGGCTCTTGTCTATCCACCCACACTGATGCCGGCGCAGACAAGTTCAGGGGCGTATATCCGGATGTGGACTGGACCCGTCAGCTTTCCTATGCCGAGGAACTCGGCCTGGGCAGCCGGCAGTATGAACTGATAACCATTTAA
- a CDS encoding serine hydrolase domain-containing protein codes for MKQVDTLMQEALDTGVFPGAVALAARKNKIVYHKAFGCLDHFKNKVVHQDTVYDLASLTKPLATAAAAMHLADRGKLDLNAPLGRLLPELEGSEKAGLCVEHLLCHNAGLPAWRPYFRELNSLPADQRKKRLHQLLAKELLICLPGRKTLYSDVGFMLLQWVVERTAGTSLDGYVSKHLYLPLNISDLFFLPNRLQNSSVPADREFAASGVDENNRAVYGRVNDENARTMGGVAGHAGLFGTAGAVFDFLCHLLEIRSGTAEKGLFSRAAVERFLTIPPGAGRTPGFDVPEKQNSSSGRFFPRGTSVGHLGYTGTSFWVEMRREIMLILLSNRICTDPESRKIRDFRPRFHDAVMNCLKA; via the coding sequence ATGAAACAAGTGGATACCTTGATGCAGGAGGCCCTTGACACCGGGGTATTTCCGGGTGCCGTGGCCCTGGCCGCAAGAAAAAACAAAATCGTCTATCATAAGGCTTTTGGCTGTCTTGATCATTTCAAGAACAAGGTGGTGCACCAGGACACGGTTTATGATCTGGCCTCTTTGACAAAGCCCCTGGCCACGGCAGCAGCAGCCATGCATCTTGCAGACAGAGGGAAGCTGGATTTGAATGCCCCCCTGGGTCGGCTGCTGCCCGAGCTGGAAGGATCGGAAAAGGCGGGTCTTTGCGTTGAACATCTTTTGTGCCACAATGCCGGCCTGCCGGCCTGGCGGCCCTATTTCCGGGAGTTAAACTCCCTGCCGGCGGACCAGCGGAAAAAGCGCCTGCATCAATTGCTGGCAAAAGAGCTCCTTATCTGTCTGCCGGGACGCAAAACTCTCTACAGCGACGTCGGATTTATGCTTTTGCAATGGGTGGTGGAACGGACTGCGGGCACAAGCCTGGATGGCTATGTTTCAAAGCATCTGTATTTGCCCTTAAATATTTCGGATCTTTTTTTTCTTCCAAACAGGTTGCAGAATTCATCTGTGCCGGCAGACCGGGAATTTGCCGCCAGCGGAGTGGATGAAAACAACAGGGCCGTCTACGGCCGGGTAAATGATGAAAATGCCCGGACCATGGGCGGGGTGGCCGGCCATGCCGGGCTGTTTGGCACAGCGGGCGCGGTGTTTGACTTTCTTTGCCACCTGCTGGAGATCCGTTCCGGGACCGCGGAAAAGGGGCTTTTTTCCCGGGCAGCAGTGGAGCGTTTTTTGACAATACCGCCGGGAGCCGGCCGGACGCCGGGATTTGACGTGCCGGAAAAGCAAAATTCCAGCAGCGGCCGGTTTTTCCCCCGCGGCACGAGCGTGGGGCATCTCGGGTATACCGGCACTTCGTTCTGGGTTGAGATGCGGCGTGAAATCATGTTGATTTTGCTGAGCAACCGGATTTGCACGGATCCGGAAAGCCGGAAAATCAGAGATTTTCGTCCCCGGTTCCACGATGCTGTCATGAATTGCCTGAAAGCCTGA
- a CDS encoding glutamine--tRNA ligase/YqeY domain fusion protein, with translation MSQNHDAQKTSETRKQPGSHFIKHIIEADLESGKYDGRVVTRFPPEPNGYLHIGHAKSICLNFGLALQYQGRCHLRFDDTNPMKEEMEYVESIKEDVRWLGFDWQEREYYTSDYFQQLWEFAVALVKNGDAYVDSLSSDQIRQYRGTLSEPGRPSPYRDRSVEENLELFEKMRRGEFAEGECVLRAKIDMAASNIIMRDPTLYRIRQKSHHRTGEKWCIYPMYDFAHCLSDSIEGITHSICTLEFENNRELYDWILDRLNAYHPQQIEFARLNLSHTVLSKRKLIELVRQKYVDGWDDPRMPTISGLRRRGYSPGAIRDFCDRIGVARRDSMVDLALLEHCVRQELNKTAMRVMGVLHPLRVVIENYPEDQSEMLSAVNNPEDESMGNRQIPFSRVLYIERGDFMEDPPKKFFRLAPGREVRLRYAYFIQCEQVVRDENGEIAELRCTYDPETRGGDAPDGRKVKATLHWVSAAHALQAAVRLYDHLFTVENPAEQPDFLEVLNPDSLETLTGCMLEPGLAKAAAGQRYQFERLGYFSVDPKDSAPGQPVFNRIVTLRDTWAKIQKAQKQQN, from the coding sequence ATGAGTCAAAATCACGACGCGCAAAAAACGTCTGAAACCCGGAAACAGCCGGGTTCGCATTTTATCAAACACATCATCGAAGCCGACCTGGAAAGCGGAAAATATGACGGCCGGGTGGTGACCCGATTTCCGCCGGAGCCCAACGGGTACCTGCACATCGGCCATGCCAAGTCCATCTGCTTGAATTTCGGTCTGGCCCTCCAATACCAGGGGCGCTGTCATCTGCGGTTTGACGATACCAATCCCATGAAAGAGGAGATGGAATACGTTGAATCCATCAAGGAGGATGTGCGGTGGCTGGGTTTTGACTGGCAGGAGCGCGAGTATTATACTTCGGATTATTTCCAACAGCTCTGGGAGTTTGCCGTTGCCCTTGTCAAAAACGGGGATGCCTATGTTGACAGCCTGAGTTCGGATCAGATCCGGCAATACCGGGGAACTTTAAGCGAGCCCGGCCGGCCGAGCCCCTATCGGGACCGTTCAGTGGAAGAAAATCTGGAACTTTTTGAAAAAATGCGCAGGGGTGAATTTGCAGAAGGTGAATGCGTCCTGCGGGCGAAAATCGACATGGCCGCATCCAACATTATCATGCGCGATCCTACCCTATACAGGATCCGGCAAAAAAGTCATCACCGGACCGGTGAGAAGTGGTGCATCTATCCCATGTATGACTTTGCCCATTGCCTGTCCGATTCCATAGAGGGCATTACGCATTCCATCTGCACCCTGGAGTTTGAAAACAACCGGGAATTATACGACTGGATCCTGGACCGGCTCAATGCCTACCACCCCCAGCAGATCGAGTTTGCCAGGCTTAATCTCTCGCACACGGTGCTTTCCAAGCGCAAGCTTATTGAACTGGTGCGGCAAAAATATGTGGATGGCTGGGATGATCCGCGCATGCCCACCATTTCCGGGCTGCGGCGGCGGGGCTACAGCCCCGGGGCTATCCGGGATTTTTGTGACCGTATCGGCGTGGCCCGGCGCGACAGCATGGTGGATCTGGCTCTGCTCGAACATTGCGTGCGCCAGGAGCTTAACAAGACGGCCATGCGGGTCATGGGCGTGCTGCACCCCTTGCGGGTGGTTATTGAAAATTATCCCGAGGACCAATCCGAAATGCTGTCGGCGGTCAACAATCCCGAGGATGAATCCATGGGGAACAGGCAGATTCCGTTTTCCCGGGTGTTGTACATCGAGCGCGGTGATTTCATGGAAGATCCGCCCAAAAAGTTTTTCCGCCTCGCTCCGGGCCGTGAGGTCCGGCTCAGGTATGCCTATTTCATCCAATGCGAGCAGGTGGTGCGGGATGAAAACGGTGAAATTGCCGAACTGCGCTGTACCTATGACCCGGAGACCCGGGGAGGCGACGCCCCGGACGGGCGAAAGGTGAAGGCGACCCTGCACTGGGTTTCCGCTGCCCATGCCCTGCAGGCCGCAGTCCGGCTTTATGATCACTTGTTTACCGTGGAAAATCCCGCCGAACAGCCCGATTTTCTTGAGGTGCTCAATCCGGATTCACTCGAAACACTCACCGGGTGCATGCTTGAACCGGGTCTGGCCAAGGCGGCGGCCGGGCAAAGATATCAGTTTGAACGGCTGGGATATTTCTCCGTGGATCCCAAAGATTCCGCCCCCGGACAACCGGTTTTCAATCGTATCGTGACCCTGCGTGACACCTGGGCGAAAATTCAGAAAGCGCAGAAACAGCAGAATTGA
- the rodA gene encoding rod shape-determining protein RodA, producing the protein MFDRRLVQYFDWWLLALTLVLAGTGVFLIQSAVNAGDSNPLGGLWIRQIFWLCVGLVVMAAGFVFSYKRLYSASPWIYAGILILLALVPLVGKTMGGSTRWLDLGIFVLQPSEPAKLAVILMLARYYARHVRPEGLGLRALMPPLLIGAGPFLLIVSQPDLGTAGLIGLVALTMTLFVKIERKTLLFLLVLGFGVLPMGWYLLEDYQRMRIMMLFFPESDALGAGYHILQSKIAVGSGMLSGKGYMQGTQNIFSFLPEQHTDFIFSVLAEEFGFIGSIGLLTLVLLLIAFGFNIADACRDAFGTILAVGITAMIFWQSVINIGMVMGLMPVVGMPLPLISYGGSSLVTVMLSLGLLMNISMRRFATS; encoded by the coding sequence ATGTTTGATCGCCGGCTTGTGCAATATTTTGACTGGTGGCTGCTGGCACTGACCCTCGTGCTTGCTGGCACTGGCGTGTTTTTGATCCAGAGTGCGGTCAATGCCGGAGACAGCAATCCTCTGGGCGGGCTGTGGATAAGGCAGATTTTCTGGCTTTGCGTCGGGCTGGTGGTGATGGCAGCCGGTTTTGTGTTTTCCTATAAACGGCTCTACAGCGCTTCCCCCTGGATTTATGCCGGCATCCTGATCCTTTTGGCGCTGGTGCCGCTGGTTGGCAAAACCATGGGCGGCTCCACCCGGTGGTTGGATTTGGGGATATTTGTACTGCAGCCCTCGGAGCCGGCCAAACTGGCGGTCATTTTAATGCTTGCCCGCTATTATGCCAGGCACGTAAGGCCCGAAGGCCTTGGTCTGCGGGCGTTGATGCCACCCCTGTTGATCGGGGCGGGGCCTTTTTTGCTGATCGTATCCCAGCCCGATCTGGGAACCGCAGGCCTTATCGGTCTGGTTGCCCTGACCATGACGCTTTTTGTGAAAATAGAGCGAAAGACCCTGCTTTTTTTGCTGGTTTTGGGATTCGGTGTCCTGCCCATGGGCTGGTATTTGCTGGAGGATTACCAGCGGATGCGCATTATGATGCTGTTTTTTCCGGAAAGCGATGCCCTGGGGGCAGGATACCACATTCTGCAGTCCAAAATTGCGGTGGGATCGGGAATGCTTTCGGGTAAAGGCTACATGCAGGGTACCCAGAACATATTTTCTTTTCTGCCCGAGCAGCACACGGATTTTATATTTTCCGTTCTGGCCGAGGAGTTCGGGTTTATCGGCTCCATTGGCCTGCTGACACTTGTTTTGCTCTTGATTGCCTTTGGATTCAACATTGCCGATGCCTGCAGGGATGCTTTTGGTACAATCCTGGCCGTGGGCATTACTGCAATGATTTTTTGGCAGAGCGTTATCAATATCGGGATGGTCATGGGCCTGATGCCGGTGGTGGGAATGCCGCTGCCGCTGATCAGCTACGGGGGATCTTCGCTGGTCACGGTGATGCTGTCTCTGGGGCTGCTGATGAATATCAGCATGCGGCGTTTTGCTACTTCATAG
- the mrdA gene encoding penicillin-binding protein 2: MSIPFLPKIDNEWFKGRILLVMLFVLTVFALLAVRLFYLQILKGEHYRALSANNTLRQQRIEPLRGSIYDRNGHLLVDNRPSFELRIIPNDAKPLEQTANRLSQLIDMTAEEIKATVRENQGAYGYASVLLKGDISRQLMAVLLSRSYELPGITIATSARRNYIYDPAAAHLIGYLGEVSRDELRNGLYPYKRGGDMVGRAGVEKTFEDQLSGIPGRKIVQVNAVGQVVRVLGKEPAEAGHNLYLTIDFALQQKAEALLEGKSGSIVAVDPRTGEVLAMASRPVFQQEDFVRGMNKKQWRALVNDPKRPLHNKAIQAEYPPASTYKIITAMAALEEGVMDEQTTVYCPGGLRFGNRTYRCWKRQGHGSMDINEAIAQSCDVFFYQAGKQLGVDRIAEYAKASGLGQKTGIPLAHEAEGLVPTSEWKQRKIGIPWQAGENLSIAIGQGYNLATPLQMAMLTAAVANGGKLYKPRIMRRVESVQGRIEEKIQTGKPDPLPASQETLEIIRKGLYDVVQHRRGTAYWYVRSKEVAISGKTGTAQVISRKAGQEEADQGDQYLPHAWFVGYAPSDRPEIAVCVFIEHGEHGSSGAGPLAKEMVLSYLTSQDDPEAEGSASNPDPE; the protein is encoded by the coding sequence ATGTCCATTCCTTTTTTGCCAAAAATCGATAATGAATGGTTCAAGGGCCGGATTCTTTTGGTGATGCTTTTTGTGCTCACCGTGTTCGCCCTGCTGGCCGTCCGGCTTTTTTATCTTCAGATCTTAAAGGGTGAACATTACCGGGCACTGTCTGCCAACAATACTTTGCGCCAGCAGCGTATCGAGCCCCTGCGCGGATCGATTTACGACAGAAACGGCCATTTGCTCGTGGATAATCGCCCCTCCTTTGAGCTGCGCATCATCCCCAATGATGCCAAACCCCTGGAACAAACCGCAAATCGCCTTTCGCAGCTTATCGACATGACGGCCGAAGAGATTAAAGCAACGGTACGCGAAAACCAGGGCGCCTACGGTTATGCATCAGTGCTGCTAAAAGGCGATATCAGCCGGCAGTTGATGGCAGTGCTGCTTTCCCGCAGTTATGAACTGCCCGGCATTACCATTGCCACCAGTGCCAGGCGCAATTATATTTACGATCCGGCAGCCGCCCATCTGATCGGATATCTGGGAGAGGTCAGCAGGGATGAGCTGAGAAACGGGCTTTATCCTTACAAACGGGGCGGGGACATGGTGGGCCGGGCAGGTGTGGAAAAAACATTTGAAGACCAGCTAAGCGGCATTCCGGGCAGAAAAATCGTTCAGGTAAACGCCGTGGGGCAGGTGGTGCGCGTTCTGGGAAAGGAGCCGGCTGAAGCCGGGCATAATCTGTATCTGACCATTGATTTTGCACTCCAGCAGAAAGCAGAAGCTTTGCTTGAGGGAAAATCGGGTTCCATTGTGGCCGTGGATCCGCGAACCGGGGAAGTTCTGGCCATGGCCAGCAGGCCGGTGTTTCAGCAGGAGGACTTTGTCAGGGGGATGAACAAAAAGCAATGGCGGGCCCTGGTTAATGATCCCAAACGCCCCCTGCACAACAAGGCGATTCAGGCCGAATATCCACCGGCTTCCACATATAAGATCATCACTGCCATGGCCGCTTTGGAAGAGGGGGTCATGGATGAGCAGACAACGGTTTACTGCCCCGGCGGACTGCGGTTCGGCAACCGGACGTACAGGTGCTGGAAGCGGCAGGGGCACGGATCAATGGACATCAATGAAGCCATTGCCCAGTCCTGTGACGTGTTTTTTTACCAGGCCGGCAAGCAACTCGGCGTGGATCGGATTGCCGAATATGCAAAAGCAAGCGGCCTGGGTCAGAAAACCGGTATTCCTTTGGCCCATGAGGCAGAAGGCCTGGTGCCCACCTCGGAATGGAAACAGCGCAAAATCGGCATTCCCTGGCAGGCCGGGGAGAATTTGTCCATTGCCATCGGTCAGGGCTACAACCTGGCGACCCCCTTGCAGATGGCCATGCTTACGGCTGCGGTGGCCAATGGTGGAAAGCTTTATAAGCCCCGGATCATGCGCCGGGTTGAATCCGTGCAGGGCCGAATCGAGGAAAAAATACAGACCGGAAAGCCGGACCCTCTTCCGGCAAGCCAGGAAACGCTTGAAATCATCCGGAAAGGCCTCTATGATGTTGTCCAACACCGCAGAGGCACGGCATATTGGTATGTTCGCTCAAAAGAGGTGGCCATCAGCGGCAAAACCGGCACGGCCCAGGTGATCAGCCGTAAGGCCGGGCAGGAGGAGGCGGATCAGGGCGATCAATACCTGCCGCATGCCTGGTTTGTGGGATATGCTCCCTCGGATCGCCCCGAGATTGCGGTATGCGTTTTCATCGAGCATGGAGAGCACGGCTCCAGCGGTGCCGGTCCGCTTGCAAAAGAAATGGTGCTGTCTTATTTAACCTCCCAGGATGATCCGGAAGCAGAGGGTTCTGCGTCCAATCCGGATCCGGAGTAA
- the mreC gene encoding rod shape-determining protein MreC — translation MFSKKTMVAAGAIILIVLNGIVFSFNYIRKSSFQAAAVETAFFFVSPVQEAVTGVIDTGEGIWRQYFYMVDAARENQKLRRDLARAGQRIHELTEIEKTNERLKRLVDFNAGSALEMQAAEVVAKDPSPWYHTVIINKGRAHGVKRANPVVVPDGVVGQVIDLSERYAKVLLIIDRNSAVDALVQRTRARGVSIGSADQGCRFEFVLRKQDIEVGDQIITSGLDGIYPKGLRLGWVSKVFRRNSGIFQEIQITPNVNFHKLEEVLVVLDPPEIDEVLDQ, via the coding sequence ATGTTTTCCAAAAAGACGATGGTGGCAGCCGGGGCGATCATCCTGATCGTTTTAAACGGCATTGTGTTTTCCTTTAATTATATCCGCAAGTCCTCCTTTCAGGCAGCGGCCGTTGAAACCGCGTTTTTTTTTGTCTCTCCGGTACAGGAAGCCGTCACCGGCGTGATTGATACCGGCGAGGGCATCTGGCGCCAGTATTTTTACATGGTGGATGCCGCCCGTGAAAACCAGAAGCTTCGCAGGGACCTGGCCCGGGCCGGGCAGCGCATCCACGAGCTTACGGAAATAGAAAAGACCAATGAGCGGCTCAAACGCCTGGTGGATTTCAATGCCGGCTCAGCGCTTGAAATGCAGGCTGCTGAAGTGGTGGCAAAGGACCCGAGCCCCTGGTATCATACCGTGATCATCAACAAGGGGCGGGCCCATGGCGTAAAAAGGGCAAACCCCGTGGTGGTGCCCGACGGGGTTGTGGGGCAGGTAATTGATCTGTCCGAGCGATATGCCAAGGTGTTGCTGATTATTGACCGCAACAGCGCCGTGGATGCATTGGTGCAAAGAACCCGGGCCCGGGGGGTGAGCATTGGCAGTGCAGATCAGGGGTGCCGGTTTGAGTTCGTGCTGCGCAAACAGGATATCGAGGTGGGCGATCAAATCATTACCTCGGGCCTCGACGGTATCTATCCCAAGGGACTGCGCCTGGGATGGGTATCCAAGGTGTTCCGCCGGAATTCAGGCATCTTCCAGGAAATCCAGATCACTCCCAACGTGAATTTTCATAAACTTGAGGAGGTGCTGGTGGTGCTTGATCCGCCTGAAATCGACGAAGTTCTGGATCAATGA
- a CDS encoding acyl-CoA dehydrogenase family protein, with amino-acid sequence MLNFQLSQQQQQVQQKAREFAVNRVLPVAAYYDQRDETPVDILREAFDAGISTGDIPEAYGGMGQGMVDGCLVTEEIAAACPGIATSLFDNSLGLEPLILCGNEEAKKKYLPAFTQSFNLISFATSEPTMGSDVSGIRCLAKEDGDDYILNGTKYWVTNGGIADYFTIFATVDPEKKHEGICAFIVEKQFEGVQTGLAIPKLGQRNSNTAAVHFSNVRVPKQNMLAPPGEGFGLAMRTFSRTRPSIGSFAVGAARSAMEFAIDYAKKRRAFGSKLANFQAIQFKIAEMYQKIEASRLLVLKAAWEADNGMDPTISASVAKFYATESAVQVASEALQIFGGYGYTRFFPVEKLLRDVRVYPIYEGTSEIQRMIVAGHALNTYEPVMPPLDNLPLHRDRHPDDAGIEGRPETNAWRCRMCGHVHYGQEPPEQCPYCFFPASAFVQVAGDNAE; translated from the coding sequence ATGTTGAATTTTCAGCTCTCGCAGCAGCAGCAGCAGGTGCAGCAGAAGGCGCGCGAATTTGCCGTAAACCGGGTTCTGCCCGTTGCCGCCTATTATGATCAAAGAGATGAAACACCCGTGGACATCCTCAGGGAAGCCTTTGATGCGGGCATTTCAACCGGTGATATTCCGGAGGCCTACGGCGGCATGGGCCAGGGAATGGTGGATGGGTGTCTGGTCACCGAGGAAATCGCTGCAGCATGCCCGGGGATTGCCACTTCCCTGTTTGACAACTCCCTGGGCCTGGAGCCCCTGATACTCTGCGGCAATGAAGAAGCAAAGAAAAAATACCTGCCCGCATTCACCCAATCCTTTAATCTGATCAGCTTTGCCACATCCGAGCCCACCATGGGTTCGGATGTATCCGGCATCCGTTGTCTGGCTAAAGAAGACGGGGATGACTATATCTTAAACGGCACCAAATACTGGGTGACAAACGGGGGAATTGCCGATTATTTTACCATTTTTGCCACAGTGGATCCGGAAAAGAAACACGAGGGCATTTGCGCTTTCATTGTTGAAAAGCAGTTTGAGGGCGTGCAGACGGGGTTGGCCATCCCCAAGCTGGGACAGCGCAACTCCAACACGGCCGCGGTGCATTTCAGCAATGTGCGCGTACCCAAACAGAACATGCTTGCCCCCCCGGGCGAGGGCTTTGGCCTGGCCATGCGCACATTTTCCCGAACCCGGCCGTCGATCGGCAGTTTTGCCGTGGGTGCAGCCCGTTCCGCCATGGAGTTTGCCATTGATTACGCCAAAAAGCGCCGGGCATTCGGATCCAAGCTTGCCAATTTTCAGGCTATCCAGTTTAAAATCGCTGAAATGTATCAAAAGATCGAGGCTTCGCGCCTGCTGGTGCTGAAGGCCGCCTGGGAGGCCGACAACGGCATGGATCCCACCATTTCGGCATCTGTTGCCAAGTTTTATGCCACAGAATCGGCCGTGCAGGTGGCCAGCGAGGCACTGCAGATTTTTGGCGGGTACGGCTATACCCGGTTTTTCCCGGTGGAAAAACTGCTGCGCGACGTTCGGGTTTATCCAATTTACGAGGGCACCAGTGAAATTCAGCGGATGATTGTGGCCGGTCATGCCTTAAACACCTATGAGCCGGTCATGCCGCCCCTTGACAATCTGCCCCTGCATCGGGACCGGCACCCCGATGATGCGGGCATCGAGGGCCGGCCCGAAACCAACGCCTGGCGGTGCCGGATGTGCGGCCATGTCCATTACGGACAGGAACCGCCGGAACAGTGCCCCTACTGCTTTTTTCCGGCCTCGGCATTTGTTCAGGTGGCAGGAGACAACGCCGAATAA
- a CDS encoding rod shape-determining protein has protein sequence MFWDSLFGVFSNDLAIDLGTANTLVYVKGKGIVLSEPSVVAVRTDNRAKSKVLAVGLEAKNMLGRTPGNIVAIRPMHDGVIADFDVTEAMLRHFIHKVHNRRTFVRPRIVIAVPTGITPVEKRAVREAAESAGAREVFLIEEPMAAAIGAGMPITEPTCNMVVDIGGGTTEVAVISLAGIVYSRSIRVAGDKMDAAITQYVKRKYNLLIGERSAEIIKTTIGNAYPDSENYETIEVKGRDLVSGIPKILAIDSEEIRVAIAEQIDAIVETTKIALEQTPPELAADIVDRGIVLTGGGALLKNLDKLLREETGLPITVTDDPLSTVAMGSGKTLNSIEILRQVVID, from the coding sequence TTGTTCTGGGATTCATTGTTTGGTGTTTTTTCCAATGATCTGGCCATTGATCTGGGTACGGCCAACACCCTGGTTTACGTCAAGGGCAAGGGCATCGTGTTAAGCGAGCCCTCCGTGGTGGCGGTTCGAACCGATAATCGCGCCAAAAGCAAGGTGCTGGCCGTTGGCCTGGAGGCCAAGAACATGCTCGGCCGCACCCCGGGAAACATTGTGGCCATCCGGCCCATGCATGACGGGGTGATTGCCGATTTTGACGTTACAGAAGCCATGCTCCGGCATTTCATCCACAAGGTGCACAACCGCAGAACCTTTGTCCGGCCCAGAATTGTCATTGCCGTGCCCACGGGCATCACCCCGGTGGAAAAGCGGGCGGTGCGTGAGGCCGCTGAATCCGCCGGCGCCCGCGAGGTCTTTTTGATTGAGGAACCCATGGCCGCAGCCATTGGCGCCGGCATGCCCATCACCGAGCCCACCTGCAACATGGTTGTGGATATCGGAGGCGGCACCACGGAAGTGGCCGTGATTTCCCTTGCCGGAATTGTCTACAGCCGTTCCATCCGGGTGGCCGGCGATAAGATGGATGCCGCCATCACCCAGTACGTCAAGCGTAAATACAACCTGCTCATCGGCGAAAGAAGCGCGGAAATCATCAAAACCACCATTGGAAACGCCTACCCGGATTCAGAGAACTACGAAACCATCGAGGTCAAGGGCCGGGACCTGGTATCCGGGATTCCCAAGATTCTGGCCATTGATTCAGAAGAAATCCGGGTGGCCATTGCCGAGCAGATTGACGCAATTGTGGAGACAACCAAAATCGCCCTGGAGCAGACCCCGCCGGAACTGGCTGCAGACATTGTGGACCGGGGCATTGTGCTCACAGGCGGCGGGGCTTTGCTCAAAAACCTGGACAAGCTGCTTCGCGAGGAAACCGGTCTGCCCATCACGGTTACGGATGATCCCTTGTCCACCGTGGCCATGGGTTCCGGCAAGACCTTAAACAGCATTGAAATTTTACGACAGGTGGTCATCGACTGA